A section of the Mesobacillus jeotgali genome encodes:
- a CDS encoding M20 family peptidase, with amino-acid sequence MKKLKLPLIIIGALFLLLLILTMFNTISLKSRQPQPVPFTGTIQEEQAIDKLSKAIQFQTISFQDRSRMKMAEFDRFISFLEQSFPKVHQNLELEKVNGYALIFRWEGSDPAKSPIGLTSHYDVVPVLEGTESNWDHPPFSGTLADGKIWGRGTLDDKIGVIGILQAVEQLLSKGYQPKRDMYFMFGFDEEIGGAEGANMIVRKLNEKGIKFDFVLDEGGAIVENMVPGVDVPVGVVGVSEKGSATAQLTIEGSGGHSSQPKNRTNLGRIASAIAKLEETQFPEDLQGPGEDLFEFVAPEMSFGMKYVFANKFIFEPVIEKILLQQPASAALIRTTISPTIFQAGEQYNALPEKASAFVNLRLMPGESLDDVKNFIEKTIDDEQIKISIEGTEASGVSSVDSWHFKVIQQGARNVYGDTVIAPYLMFAGSDAKHYDSISENTYRFLPVHLTSEDLNRMHGTNEHISIENYLNAVRFYMEIIRESNEQ; translated from the coding sequence ATGAAAAAGCTTAAGTTACCGTTGATAATTATCGGGGCCTTGTTCCTATTACTGTTGATTCTCACCATGTTTAACACCATTAGCTTGAAATCGAGGCAGCCTCAACCAGTTCCTTTCACTGGAACAATACAAGAAGAACAAGCGATTGATAAGCTGTCAAAGGCCATTCAATTTCAGACAATATCCTTTCAAGACCGCAGCAGGATGAAAATGGCGGAGTTCGATCGCTTCATTTCCTTTTTGGAACAAAGCTTCCCTAAAGTTCATCAAAATCTTGAGCTAGAAAAAGTAAATGGCTATGCTCTTATATTCAGATGGGAAGGCTCTGATCCAGCAAAGTCCCCTATCGGATTGACCAGTCACTATGATGTGGTACCGGTACTTGAAGGGACGGAAAGTAACTGGGATCACCCTCCTTTCAGCGGCACCCTCGCAGACGGTAAGATATGGGGGCGGGGAACTCTGGATGACAAAATCGGGGTAATTGGCATACTCCAAGCTGTCGAGCAGTTACTATCAAAAGGATATCAGCCTAAGCGTGATATGTACTTTATGTTTGGATTTGATGAAGAAATTGGCGGTGCTGAAGGCGCTAATATGATTGTCCGCAAATTAAATGAAAAAGGCATCAAGTTTGATTTTGTTCTGGATGAAGGCGGTGCGATCGTTGAAAACATGGTTCCAGGAGTGGATGTTCCAGTCGGCGTGGTTGGCGTCTCAGAGAAAGGGTCAGCCACAGCTCAACTCACGATTGAAGGCAGCGGCGGGCATTCTTCACAACCGAAAAACAGGACCAATTTAGGCAGGATTGCAAGTGCAATTGCAAAACTGGAAGAAACCCAATTCCCTGAAGATCTCCAGGGACCAGGCGAAGACTTATTTGAATTTGTTGCTCCGGAGATGAGTTTTGGGATGAAATATGTCTTTGCAAATAAGTTTATTTTCGAACCGGTTATTGAAAAAATACTGCTGCAACAGCCAGCCTCTGCAGCTCTGATCAGAACGACCATTTCACCGACGATTTTTCAGGCTGGTGAACAATATAATGCTCTTCCTGAAAAAGCTTCAGCCTTCGTCAATCTCCGTCTAATGCCCGGGGAATCCTTAGATGATGTGAAAAACTTTATAGAAAAGACTATTGACGATGAGCAAATCAAAATATCGATTGAAGGCACTGAAGCTTCTGGTGTATCTTCTGTTGACAGCTGGCATTTCAAAGTCATCCAGCAAGGCGCACGTAATGTATACGGTGACACAGTCATAGCCCCCTATCTAATGTTCGCTGGTTCAGACGCTAAGCATTATGACAGCATCTCGGAAAATACTTATCGATTCCTTCCCGTCCATTTGACATCCGAAGACCTGAACAGGATGCATGGAACAAATGAGCATATCAGTATTGAAAACTATTTAAACGCCGTCCGATTTTATATGGAAATTATCCGCGAGAGTAACGAACAATAA
- a CDS encoding MFS transporter, whose amino-acid sequence MMKGFTKEESSWIRYDWASSAYSIIISTAVFPLFYKASATEAGVSLSNSTAYLGYTIAIATFILALIGPILGTIADYQGMKKRFFTIFFTLGITFTAGLALVPSGNWMMLLVIYTLAVLGSTGSNVFYDAFIVDVTTDERMDRVSARGYGMGYIGSTIPFIISIAIIILAQTKVLPVSITLASQAAFIITALWWALFSIPMFKNVHQKHYIEREPQLVLQSFRRLGKTFKEIRKYRALFLFLLAYFFYIDGVGTIITMSTAYGTDLGISSTSLLIILFATQVVAWPFAILFGRLSERFTGKKMLYVGIIIYIFVCIYAYFLETTTDFWILAMLVATSQGGIQALSRSYFAKLVPKANANEFFGFYNIFGKFASIMGPLMVGLTAQLTGKSSMGVFSLVILFIIGMVILAFVPEPETQPQAPEIA is encoded by the coding sequence ATGATGAAAGGTTTTACGAAGGAAGAGAGCAGCTGGATTCGGTACGACTGGGCTAGCTCGGCATACTCGATTATTATTTCGACGGCTGTTTTTCCGCTCTTTTACAAAGCTTCTGCTACCGAAGCCGGCGTGAGCCTGTCAAATTCGACCGCTTATCTTGGTTACACAATTGCCATCGCCACCTTCATCCTCGCCTTGATTGGACCGATCCTAGGAACAATCGCAGACTACCAGGGAATGAAAAAACGATTTTTCACAATTTTCTTCACCCTAGGTATCACTTTTACCGCGGGACTCGCTTTAGTGCCTAGCGGAAACTGGATGATGCTGCTTGTTATTTACACCCTGGCCGTCCTTGGTTCTACCGGTTCCAATGTTTTTTACGATGCCTTCATCGTTGACGTAACGACTGATGAACGCATGGACAGAGTGTCAGCGCGCGGCTATGGAATGGGGTATATCGGAAGTACGATTCCGTTTATCATCAGCATAGCGATTATCATTCTGGCACAGACCAAGGTATTGCCAGTTTCAATAACACTGGCAAGCCAGGCTGCTTTCATCATCACGGCGCTGTGGTGGGCACTTTTCTCAATTCCTATGTTCAAAAATGTCCACCAGAAGCATTATATTGAGCGTGAACCTCAACTCGTTTTGCAAAGCTTTAGACGGTTAGGGAAAACCTTCAAAGAAATCCGCAAATACAGGGCATTATTTTTATTCTTACTAGCATACTTCTTTTATATTGATGGCGTCGGGACAATCATCACCATGTCCACCGCTTATGGAACAGACCTTGGCATCAGTTCTACGAGTCTATTAATCATTCTTTTTGCAACCCAGGTTGTTGCCTGGCCGTTCGCCATTTTATTTGGAAGATTATCAGAACGCTTTACCGGTAAAAAGATGCTTTATGTTGGAATTATCATTTATATTTTTGTCTGTATATACGCCTACTTCCTCGAGACTACAACAGACTTCTGGATCCTTGCTATGCTTGTAGCGACATCACAGGGTGGTATCCAGGCATTAAGCCGGTCTTATTTTGCCAAATTGGTCCCTAAAGCGAATGCAAATGAATTCTTCGGCTTCTATAATATATTTGGAAAGTTTGCATCAATCATGGGTCCGCTGATGGTCGGACTTACAGCACAGCTAACAGGTAAATCAAGTATGGGTGTTTTCAGCCTGGTCATCCTCTTTATCATTGGCATGGTCATACTTGCTTTCGTACCTGAACCAGAAACACAGCCACAAGCACCTGAAATTGCCTAA
- a CDS encoding alkaline phosphatase family protein, which yields MNKLTDHLIVISFDCLSEHDVPQLRELPNFKAFIENSSYCTNVETIYPSVTYPCHATIVTGNFPNRHGIVNNTFTQPGRNSPDWYWHRHHIKGTTLYDEAKKAGMKTAALLWPVTAKADIDYNMPEIFANRPWHHQIPVSLLNGSPRYQLEMNSKFGHVRNGLNQPELDDFVLESTVETIKTRKPDLMLIHFVDLDSQRHMYGFSSNESKAALQRHDARLGRIIEAIKEAGILDDSTIILLGDHSALDESKVVKLNVLFKERGLIQVNASGKVTDWKAYCKSCDGSAYVYVKEGEDFQTKNIVTELLAELLHHPSNGIEKIITGKEANAIGADGKAFRMLEAANGFYFSEAIDGEFVEEVTQQDAKSKKYTLACHGYSPEKEGYHTVFFAAGKGICPGISIRSMHLVDEGPTFARLLGLDLGETDGRVIEGILDI from the coding sequence ATGAACAAACTCACAGACCATTTAATTGTCATCTCATTTGATTGCCTTTCTGAGCATGATGTGCCACAGCTCAGGGAGCTGCCCAATTTTAAAGCTTTCATAGAAAATAGTTCCTATTGCACGAATGTGGAGACAATCTACCCTTCTGTTACCTATCCATGCCATGCGACAATCGTAACGGGAAATTTCCCAAATCGCCATGGAATTGTTAATAATACATTTACCCAGCCAGGGAGAAATTCACCGGATTGGTATTGGCATCGTCATCACATTAAAGGGACAACACTGTACGATGAGGCCAAAAAAGCTGGCATGAAAACAGCGGCTTTACTTTGGCCTGTCACCGCCAAAGCTGATATCGATTACAACATGCCTGAAATATTCGCCAACAGGCCCTGGCATCATCAAATTCCTGTTTCCCTGCTTAATGGCAGTCCAAGGTATCAGCTTGAAATGAATTCTAAATTTGGCCATGTACGAAATGGACTTAACCAGCCGGAGCTCGATGATTTCGTGCTTGAATCAACGGTTGAAACGATTAAAACGAGAAAGCCTGATTTAATGCTGATCCATTTTGTCGATCTTGATTCCCAGCGCCATATGTATGGCTTTTCATCAAATGAATCAAAAGCTGCTCTGCAGCGCCATGATGCGAGATTGGGCAGAATCATTGAAGCAATCAAAGAAGCCGGTATCCTGGATGACTCTACTATTATCCTTCTTGGTGACCACAGTGCTCTCGACGAGTCTAAAGTAGTGAAATTAAACGTATTATTTAAAGAACGAGGACTTATTCAGGTGAATGCTTCCGGCAAAGTTACAGACTGGAAAGCCTATTGTAAAAGCTGCGACGGATCAGCGTACGTATATGTGAAAGAAGGAGAGGATTTCCAAACAAAGAATATTGTCACAGAGCTTTTAGCAGAGCTGCTTCACCACCCCTCCAACGGAATCGAAAAAATCATCACAGGTAAAGAGGCGAACGCTATTGGTGCAGATGGCAAAGCCTTTAGAATGCTGGAAGCAGCCAATGGCTTTTACTTTAGCGAAGCAATCGATGGAGAATTCGTCGAAGAAGTTACCCAACAGGACGCAAAATCCAAAAAATACACCCTTGCCTGCCATGGTTATTCTCCTGAAAAAGAAGGCTACCACACAGTATTCTTTGCAGCAGGAAAAGGGATCTGTCCCGGAATATCGATTCGTTCGATGCATCTGGTTGATGAAGGCCCCACCTTTGCCCGCCTTTTGGGGTTAGATCTTGGCGAAACAGACGGACGTGTCATCGAAGGTATTTTGGATATTTAA
- a CDS encoding HD domain-containing protein: MNLIDKALQIASEAHEGQYRKNTIIPYISHPVAVGMIIQKAGYSDEMVAAAILHDTVEDTDLTLDDVEREFGKEVAQLVAGCSEPDKSLSWEERKQHTIDFLKNAQEKIRVIACADKLHNVRTIRSDKERSGEQVWNRFNRGKEQQEWYYRNVIISLGFATKFPLLEELNSEVESLFAKKD, translated from the coding sequence ATGAATCTTATTGATAAAGCACTTCAAATTGCTTCAGAGGCCCATGAAGGCCAATACCGAAAAAACACTATCATTCCTTATATCTCTCATCCTGTTGCAGTGGGGATGATTATCCAAAAAGCAGGCTATAGCGACGAAATGGTAGCTGCTGCCATACTGCATGACACAGTCGAAGATACTGATTTGACATTGGATGATGTGGAACGGGAATTTGGAAAGGAAGTTGCACAGCTAGTAGCAGGTTGTTCAGAACCTGACAAATCACTATCCTGGGAAGAGCGTAAGCAGCATACGATTGACTTTTTAAAAAATGCACAGGAAAAGATCAGAGTTATTGCGTGTGCAGACAAGCTGCACAATGTCCGCACGATTCGTAGTGATAAGGAGCGCTCTGGAGAACAAGTGTGGAACAGATTCAACCGTGGCAAAGAGCAGCAGGAATGGTATTACCGAAATGTAATTATAAGTCTGGGATTTGCTACTAAATTTCCGTTATTGGAAGAACTGAATAGCGAAGTAGAAAGTTTATTCGCCAAAAAGGATTAA
- a CDS encoding DUF4240 domain-containing protein, producing METILIYRDGSSNKFWKIHVGGKSHTVTYGKVGTVGAVKVKTFDTEEACKKDADKLIKSKMKKGYTPANPSDQVIKENTMSESVFWELLETAKQKGEDPDEQVEWLVNHLSKRPVKEIVLFDYYFNQNYYKSYTSDLWAAAYIIMGGASDDSFDYFRAWLLYQGKDAYESAIQDPERIIPHLKMLEEEEEVPQLEDLLSVASIAYEEKTGLDYDDYYDLYVQLTGDQHIPPEIEFDWEEDDEEGLKQKFPALWSRYGDQPLEY from the coding sequence ATGGAAACAATCCTAATTTACAGAGATGGTTCTTCCAACAAGTTTTGGAAAATCCATGTAGGAGGAAAAAGCCATACGGTAACGTACGGAAAGGTTGGAACTGTGGGAGCGGTCAAAGTTAAGACCTTTGATACTGAAGAAGCATGCAAAAAAGATGCTGATAAACTTATTAAATCTAAGATGAAAAAGGGTTATACCCCAGCAAATCCTTCTGATCAGGTCATAAAGGAAAACACGATGTCCGAATCAGTATTTTGGGAACTTCTTGAAACTGCAAAACAAAAGGGCGAAGACCCTGACGAACAGGTGGAGTGGCTGGTCAATCACTTATCAAAGAGACCTGTAAAAGAAATTGTCTTGTTCGATTATTATTTCAATCAGAATTATTATAAGTCCTACACATCGGATCTTTGGGCAGCTGCGTATATCATCATGGGCGGTGCTTCTGATGATTCCTTTGACTATTTTAGGGCCTGGCTGCTTTACCAGGGGAAGGACGCATATGAATCAGCCATCCAGGATCCTGAAAGAATCATTCCTCATTTAAAAATGCTCGAGGAAGAGGAGGAAGTACCACAGCTTGAAGACCTGTTAAGTGTTGCCAGTATCGCATACGAAGAGAAAACAGGCTTGGATTACGATGATTATTACGATCTTTATGTACAACTTACCGGAGATCAGCATATCCCTCCTGAGATTGAATTTGACTGGGAGGAAGATGATGAAGAAGGCTTGAAACAAAAGTTCCCTGCTTTGTGGTCAAGATACGGGGATCAACCGTTGGAGTATTAA
- a CDS encoding VOC family protein: MKSPLFNRVNNVFIHVSNLKKSTEWYYALLGIPFDNEKVESPVHNIPVASETGLTLDDHTFDPGFMLNPSGHVLFNFLVDDVDKAYDFIKLKGIPIVKEIERIGDFAYFNFQDPDGNVLMICNC, from the coding sequence TTGAAGTCACCACTTTTCAATAGAGTAAATAATGTATTCATCCATGTTAGCAATTTAAAAAAATCCACCGAATGGTATTACGCTTTGCTGGGAATTCCATTCGACAATGAAAAGGTTGAATCTCCAGTCCATAACATTCCGGTAGCATCTGAAACAGGACTAACCCTTGATGACCACACCTTCGACCCGGGATTTATGTTAAATCCTTCTGGCCACGTGTTATTTAACTTCCTGGTCGACGATGTAGATAAAGCCTATGATTTTATAAAACTAAAGGGAATTCCGATAGTGAAAGAAATTGAGCGTATTGGGGATTTTGCTTATTTTAATTTCCAAGATCCAGATGGCAATGTCCTGATGATTTGTAATTGCTAA
- a CDS encoding Zn-dependent hydrolase, whose amino-acid sequence MLELKDRIERHIKQISQYTATPGKGTTRLTYSQEDLKTRNYLKQKMKEYGLHVYEDGLGNIFGKLDGKLKDDPSVMIGSHFDSVPHGGSYDGPAGVVAALEVAALFAKNALTPRYPLEVVALVEEEGSRFGGGLMGSRGMVGLLDEQDFYLLKDQNGISTVEAMSKIGLDSSLAKKRDPKTMKAFLELHIEQGPILEEKKIPIGVVEAIVGLTQLEITIKGQAGHAGTTPMDRRADALVTAAKIISRLPDLVDEEGEGTVITTGRLNVYPNGANVIPDQVVFSVDIRSGKEEHVLNVIKKTKQLIDSYSENGIEITIDQLLYIQPKELNAGIRSILKEKSDEIGIPYCPFNSGAGHDAMVLSDFTDVGMLFVPSKNGLSHCPEEWSDSEDIARAVEILYEAAKTLTEAEK is encoded by the coding sequence TTGCTAGAATTAAAAGATCGGATTGAACGGCATATTAAACAAATCAGCCAGTATACAGCGACCCCTGGAAAAGGGACAACCAGACTGACATATAGTCAGGAAGATTTGAAAACACGTAACTATTTAAAGCAAAAAATGAAAGAATATGGACTGCATGTATATGAAGATGGCTTAGGAAATATTTTCGGCAAACTGGATGGAAAACTGAAGGACGATCCAAGCGTAATGATCGGCTCCCATTTCGACTCTGTCCCACACGGCGGCTCATATGATGGGCCCGCCGGGGTCGTTGCCGCACTAGAAGTAGCAGCACTTTTTGCTAAAAACGCCCTTACCCCCAGGTATCCTTTGGAGGTCGTTGCGTTGGTTGAAGAAGAGGGCTCAAGGTTTGGCGGTGGGCTGATGGGCTCCCGAGGCATGGTTGGATTGCTTGATGAGCAGGATTTTTACTTGCTTAAGGATCAGAATGGAATTTCTACTGTTGAAGCGATGTCCAAAATCGGCTTGGACTCCTCGCTTGCCAAGAAAAGAGATCCCAAAACGATGAAGGCCTTCCTGGAATTACATATTGAGCAAGGCCCAATTTTAGAAGAAAAAAAGATTCCTATTGGAGTTGTGGAGGCAATTGTAGGTCTTACACAATTGGAGATTACCATTAAAGGCCAGGCCGGACATGCGGGAACAACTCCTATGGACCGGCGGGCAGATGCACTTGTCACAGCAGCCAAAATCATCAGCCGGCTGCCTGACCTTGTTGACGAAGAAGGTGAAGGCACGGTGATCACCACGGGGCGTTTGAATGTGTATCCAAATGGAGCAAATGTTATCCCTGATCAGGTAGTCTTTTCGGTAGATATCCGTTCAGGGAAGGAAGAACATGTGCTGAATGTCATAAAGAAAACAAAACAACTTATAGATTCCTATAGTGAAAATGGTATCGAAATAACAATCGATCAGCTTCTGTATATACAGCCAAAAGAATTGAACGCTGGTATTCGCTCTATTTTAAAAGAAAAAAGCGATGAGATCGGTATTCCATATTGTCCATTCAATAGCGGTGCCGGCCATGATGCGATGGTCCTTTCCGATTTTACTGATGTAGGAATGCTGTTTGTTCCGAGTAAAAATGGACTAAGCCACTGTCCAGAGGAATGGTCAGACTCAGAAGATATCGCCAGGGCAGTTGAAATCTTGTATGAAGCAGCAAAGACATTAACGGAGGCGGAAAAATGA
- a CDS encoding amidohydrolase, translating into MINQKIKEALQEYKNELTSLRRKLHSEPELSWEEFKTTDFVCSYLEDLGISYRRTEPTGVIAEINGGKPGKTVALRGDMDALSVEQLNKDLPYASKEDGKMHACGHDAHTAMLMVAAKALNKIKEDLPGKVRLLFQPAEEVAQGARALVEQGAVEGVDNVFGIHIWSQMPTHKVSCTPGPSFASADLFKVTFKGKGGHGAMPQACIDTAIVASSFVMNVQSVVSRTIDPQQGAVLTIGKMAVGTRFNVIAENAVIEGTVRCFDPAVRDHIEEQLTHYAENVAAIYGATAKVEYTRGTQAVINDEDSALLVQQVAAEAFGEGVIYHEKPTMGGEDFSFYLDEVPGSFALVGSGNADKDTEWAHHHGKFNIDEDALSTGAELYAQYAWAYLNRN; encoded by the coding sequence ATGATTAACCAAAAGATAAAAGAAGCGTTGCAGGAATATAAGAACGAATTAACAAGTTTGCGCAGGAAGCTCCACAGCGAGCCGGAGCTTTCCTGGGAGGAATTTAAGACAACTGATTTTGTCTGTTCTTATCTTGAAGACCTCGGTATTTCGTATCGTCGTACTGAACCGACAGGTGTTATAGCGGAAATCAACGGAGGAAAACCTGGCAAAACAGTTGCTCTAAGAGGAGATATGGACGCCCTTTCGGTAGAACAATTGAATAAGGATTTGCCATATGCGTCAAAAGAAGATGGAAAGATGCATGCATGCGGACATGACGCCCATACGGCTATGCTGATGGTTGCAGCGAAAGCATTAAATAAGATTAAAGAAGATTTACCAGGAAAGGTCCGTCTTTTATTTCAGCCTGCGGAAGAAGTAGCTCAGGGTGCACGGGCTCTTGTAGAACAGGGGGCCGTTGAAGGAGTCGACAACGTTTTTGGGATTCATATCTGGTCCCAAATGCCAACGCATAAGGTGAGCTGCACACCAGGGCCATCCTTCGCATCGGCTGATTTGTTCAAGGTGACCTTTAAGGGAAAAGGCGGACATGGAGCCATGCCGCAAGCCTGCATTGATACAGCAATTGTAGCTTCATCATTTGTCATGAATGTGCAATCCGTAGTTTCTAGAACAATTGACCCGCAACAGGGAGCGGTTTTAACTATTGGAAAAATGGCAGTAGGTACACGTTTCAATGTCATTGCCGAGAATGCGGTGATTGAAGGAACAGTACGCTGTTTTGATCCAGCCGTGCGCGACCATATTGAAGAACAGCTTACCCACTATGCTGAAAATGTCGCTGCTATTTATGGAGCTACAGCAAAAGTGGAATACACACGCGGCACTCAGGCCGTCATTAATGATGAGGATAGTGCACTTTTAGTCCAGCAGGTGGCCGCAGAGGCATTTGGCGAGGGAGTTATTTATCATGAAAAACCAACTATGGGCGGTGAGGACTTCAGTTTCTATCTAGATGAGGTCCCAGGCAGCTTTGCGTTAGTAGGCAGTGGTAATGCTGACAAAGATACAGAATGGGCCCACCATCATGGCAAATTTAACATCGATGAAGATGCATTGTCTACTGGTGCGGAACTCTATGCTCAGTACGCATGGGCTTATTTGAACAGGAACTAA
- a CDS encoding glycoside hydrolase family 1 protein, giving the protein MKTYHFPEGFLWGGATAANQIEGGYKEGNKGLNVADVLPGGKARYDILTKPGFDFEIKPGQYYPNHEAIDFYHRYKEDIALFAEMGFKAFRMSIAWTRIFPNGDEAEPNEEGLAFYDRVLDELKKHGIEPVVTISHYEMPLHLVKEYGGWRDRQVVTFFERYARTILERYKDKVKYWMTFNEINSALVMPINGLGFSIEKEEDRYQPTFQAYHHQFVASAMAVKACREIIPGSQIGCMILFAPVYPFDSNPENVLHALQEEQIFNYFCGDVQVRGEYPSFIKRYFKEHNIILEMEEDDLEILKEGTVDYVGFSYYMSRTEKKVKTNEDASEGNIIGGVRNPFLDVSDWGWEIDPVGLRISLNKLYDRYQIPLFVVENGLGAYDKLEEDGSINDDYRIDYLREHIKAMGEAIEDGVDLIGYTSWGCIDMVSMSTGEFSKRYGYIYVDKHDDGSGSQERKKKKSFFWYKDVIKTNGKEL; this is encoded by the coding sequence ATGAAAACATACCATTTTCCTGAAGGTTTTTTATGGGGAGGGGCAACGGCTGCCAACCAAATTGAAGGGGGTTATAAAGAAGGGAATAAGGGGTTGAATGTGGCTGATGTTCTCCCAGGAGGTAAAGCAAGATACGATATTTTGACCAAGCCCGGTTTTGATTTTGAAATCAAGCCGGGGCAGTATTATCCGAATCACGAGGCGATTGACTTTTACCATCGCTATAAAGAGGACATTGCCTTGTTTGCGGAAATGGGATTCAAGGCGTTCAGGATGTCGATTGCCTGGACGCGTATTTTCCCAAATGGAGATGAGGCAGAACCTAATGAGGAGGGACTCGCATTTTATGATCGGGTATTGGACGAATTAAAAAAACATGGAATTGAACCAGTGGTCACGATTTCCCATTATGAAATGCCATTGCATTTGGTAAAAGAATATGGTGGCTGGCGTGACCGGCAAGTGGTGACATTTTTCGAACGTTATGCCAGGACCATTTTAGAGAGGTATAAAGATAAGGTTAAGTACTGGATGACATTTAATGAAATTAATAGTGCCCTGGTGATGCCGATCAATGGACTTGGATTTTCGATCGAAAAGGAAGAGGATCGTTATCAGCCAACCTTTCAGGCCTATCATCATCAATTTGTCGCGAGCGCGATGGCAGTGAAAGCTTGCCGTGAAATTATTCCTGGTTCGCAAATCGGCTGTATGATTCTGTTCGCTCCTGTTTATCCATTTGACAGTAATCCGGAAAACGTTTTACACGCGTTACAGGAAGAGCAGATTTTTAATTATTTTTGCGGAGATGTACAGGTGCGGGGAGAATACCCTTCCTTTATAAAACGGTACTTTAAGGAACATAATATCATTCTTGAAATGGAAGAGGACGATCTTGAAATTTTAAAAGAGGGCACGGTTGATTACGTCGGCTTCAGTTACTATATGTCGCGCACAGAGAAAAAAGTGAAGACCAATGAAGATGCTTCGGAAGGAAATATAATAGGCGGGGTGCGAAATCCATTCCTTGATGTAAGTGATTGGGGATGGGAAATCGATCCTGTAGGTTTGCGCATAAGCCTGAACAAATTATACGATCGATACCAGATCCCGCTCTTTGTGGTGGAAAACGGATTGGGAGCGTATGATAAACTCGAGGAAGATGGAAGCATTAATGATGACTATCGAATTGATTATCTCCGTGAACATATCAAAGCCATGGGTGAAGCGATTGAAGACGGTGTCGACTTAATCGGTTACACAAGCTGGGGTTGCATTGACATGGTCAGCATGTCGACTGGTGAATTTTCAAAGCGGTATGGTTATATTTATGTTGATAAACATGACGATGGCAGCGGGAGCCAGGAACGGAAAAAGAAGAAGTCATTCTTCTGGTATAAAGACGTAATTAAAACAAATGGAAAAGAATTATAA
- a CDS encoding GNAT family N-acetyltransferase — translation MFLYKIDEQLSLKQPELNDSERIFELTENARDYMKEWLPWLDFTQTADDTREFIKGTMKGYAENRSMTTVILYKGEIVGTAGFNSINWSNKTAYIGYWLGYEYQGNGIMTRVARALTDYAFNHLKLNKVEIRAAKGNRKSRSIPERIGFVEEGTIRQAEWLYDHYVDHVVYGVLAEEWESSSI, via the coding sequence ATGTTTCTATACAAAATAGATGAACAATTGTCTTTAAAGCAGCCCGAGCTGAACGATTCAGAGCGGATATTTGAGCTGACTGAAAATGCACGGGATTATATGAAAGAGTGGCTGCCTTGGCTTGATTTTACACAAACGGCTGATGATACTAGAGAGTTTATCAAGGGTACGATGAAAGGTTATGCAGAGAACAGGAGCATGACAACAGTGATTTTATATAAAGGGGAAATTGTCGGCACTGCAGGGTTTAACAGTATTAATTGGTCAAATAAAACAGCTTATATCGGCTACTGGCTGGGGTATGAATACCAGGGTAATGGGATTATGACAAGAGTTGCCAGGGCATTGACTGATTATGCTTTTAATCATCTGAAATTAAATAAGGTTGAAATTCGTGCAGCAAAGGGGAATAGAAAGAGCAGGAGCATTCCTGAAAGAATAGGCTTTGTGGAAGAAGGCACGATCAGGCAAGCGGAATGGCTATACGACCATTATGTCGACCATGTAGTTTATGGAGTTTTAGCAGAAGAGTGGGAATCATCATCTATATAG